Proteins encoded by one window of Flavobacteriales bacterium:
- a CDS encoding homogentisate 1,2-dioxygenase: MPIYHKLGKIPHKRHTTFKKPDGSLYYEQLFGTIGFDGMSSLMYHVERPTMVTSVGEPVDLTPEVAVKYNMTSRLLKGWNVSPEADFLKSRKTVLANQDVNITLAAPTKSLRDYFYKNADADEMIFIHKGTGTLRTMLGNLKFGYGDYLLVPRGMIYQINFDTEDNRLFIVESNSPMYTPKRYRNWFGQLLEHSPFCERDIRRPQALETHEEKGEFTIKVKKQNHLHTLTYASHPFDVVGWDGYNYSYAFSIHDFEPITGRVHQPPPVHQTFETDTFVVCSFVPRLYDYHPEAIPAPYNHSNIDSDEVLYYVDGDFMSRNNIDKGYISLHPAGIPHGPHSGAYERSVGQTETEELAVMVDTFKPLWITKDAVALDDGEYWNSWIEQ, translated from the coding sequence ATGCCTATCTACCATAAATTGGGTAAGATCCCACACAAACGCCACACGACCTTTAAAAAACCCGACGGATCACTGTACTACGAGCAGTTGTTCGGTACCATTGGGTTCGACGGAATGTCGAGTCTGATGTATCATGTGGAACGCCCGACCATGGTAACCTCGGTAGGTGAACCGGTCGACCTGACCCCCGAGGTGGCCGTCAAATACAATATGACGAGTCGCTTGCTTAAAGGGTGGAATGTGTCTCCGGAGGCCGACTTTCTAAAGAGCCGTAAAACGGTATTAGCCAATCAGGATGTGAACATCACCCTGGCCGCACCGACCAAATCGCTCCGCGATTACTTCTACAAAAACGCAGATGCCGACGAGATGATCTTCATTCACAAAGGAACCGGCACACTGCGAACCATGCTTGGAAACCTGAAGTTCGGCTATGGCGATTATTTGTTGGTACCTCGGGGTATGATCTACCAGATTAATTTCGATACCGAGGACAACCGCCTGTTCATCGTGGAAAGCAACAGCCCAATGTACACCCCCAAGCGTTATCGCAATTGGTTTGGACAGCTACTCGAGCACAGTCCTTTCTGCGAGCGCGACATTCGACGCCCCCAAGCATTGGAGACCCACGAAGAAAAAGGCGAATTCACCATCAAAGTCAAAAAGCAAAACCACTTGCATACCCTCACCTATGCATCGCACCCTTTCGACGTGGTGGGTTGGGATGGATATAACTATTCCTACGCCTTCAGCATTCACGACTTTGAGCCTATAACCGGACGTGTGCACCAGCCGCCCCCCGTTCATCAAACCTTCGAGACCGATACTTTCGTAGTGTGTAGCTTTGTGCCTCGTCTGTACGACTACCACCCCGAAGCGATCCCCGCGCCGTACAACCACAGCAACATCGATAGCGATGAGGTGCTGTACTACGTCGATGGAGACTTTATGAGTCGAAACAACATCGACAAGGGTTATATTTCTTTACATCCGGCGGGAATCCCACACGGACCGCACTCCGGAGCGTATGAGCGCAGCGTCGGGCAGACCGAAACCGAAGAGCTGGCCGTCATGGTCGACACCTTCAAACCCTTGTGGATCACCAAAGATGCCGTAGCTTTGGACGATGGTGAATACTGGAATTCATGGATTGAGCAATAA